A single genomic interval of Mobula hypostoma chromosome 7, sMobHyp1.1, whole genome shotgun sequence harbors:
- the LOC134349231 gene encoding uncharacterized protein LOC134349231 yields the protein MSLNYTPSKKLQDTCDLKWEAKSLKYLGITLPKDLSTLSQVNYGPLISEMKADMHRWNLIPFLSLNSRINTIKMNILPRLLYLFRILPVEVDDNQFREWDKWISHFIWQGKKPRIRYNTLQLGKEGGGMVLPCLTNYFFASQITSLLYWCNREYKARWKEIEFVLVDSFPLQASIADIGLMAQLEKFKNSWINLTLKVWQKVVNSCGINNMLKLFRWCAYDTEFLPNRGDNRFELWIKKGLTTYLSFTHKRVLQSSQFLQGKHGLEHNDFFRYLQVRHYVNQSCRYTDLSTVELEFFKILNSACSSIPSKSVSRLYNALSHAKNVNTLYIKEKWEKEVGLVLSEEA from the coding sequence atgtccctaaattatacaccatccaaaaaactgcaggatacatgtgatcttaagtgggaagctaaatcattaaaatatttaggaataaccctgccgaaggatctttcaacgctgtcacaggtaaattatgggccattaatttcagagatgaaagcagatatgcatagatggaatcttatcccctttttaagtttaaattcaaggataaatactataaaaatgaatattctccctcggttactgtatcttttccggattttacctgtggaggtggatgataatcaattcagggaatgggacaaatggatttcccactttatctggcaaggaaagaaacctagaattcgatataacaccttacagttagggaaggaaggaggaggtatggtactTCCTTGCTTGACAAATTATTTTTTTGCTTCACAGATAACctctctgttatattggtgtaatagggaatataaggccagatggaaggaaatagaatttgtattggttgacagttttcctctacaggcttCAATAGCTGACataggattgatggcccaattggaaaagtttaaaaacagttggataaatcttacattaaaagtatggcagaaggtggttaattcatgtggaatcaacaacatgttaaaacttttcagatggtgtgcatatgataccgaattccttcccaacagaggagataacagatttgaactatggataaagaaaggtcttacaacctacctctcatttacacataaaagagtattacaaagttccCAATTCCTGCAGggcaaacatggcctagaacacaatgacttttttaggtaccttcaagtacgacactatgttaaccagagttgtagatatacagacctatcaacagtagaattagaatttttcaagattctgaattcggcctgcagttcaatacctagtaaatcagtttctcgattatataatgcactctcccatgctaaaaatgtaaacacattgtatattaaagagaagtgggagaaagaagtggggttggtactttcagaggaggcttga